The Roseovarius indicus genome has a segment encoding these proteins:
- a CDS encoding NUDIX hydrolase, protein MTGHPETEFDGAKTILLLGGQLAVIRRDNIDGIAYPGCLDLPGGGREGGESPEACALREMEEELGLRLSSLDLTWRRFYTVPSRAWFFAAALPAELAREVRFGDEGQGWLLMEPEAFAASGEAVPHFRPRVLEGVAALGI, encoded by the coding sequence ATGACAGGTCATCCGGAAACCGAGTTCGACGGGGCGAAGACCATCCTGCTTCTGGGTGGCCAGCTTGCGGTGATCCGGCGGGATAACATCGACGGCATCGCCTATCCCGGCTGTCTCGATCTGCCGGGGGGCGGGCGTGAGGGAGGCGAGAGCCCGGAGGCCTGTGCCTTGCGGGAGATGGAGGAGGAGCTGGGGTTGCGCCTGTCTTCCCTCGATTTGACATGGCGGCGGTTCTACACCGTGCCGAGCCGGGCGTGGTTCTTCGCCGCCGCGCTTCCGGCCGAGCTGGCGCGGGAAGTACGGTTCGGGGATGAAGGGCAGGGGTGGTTGCTGATGGAACCGGAGGCCTTCGCCGCGTCGGGAGAGGCGGTGCCGCATTTTCGGCCTCGGGTGCTGGAGGGTGTGGCGGCGTTGGGAATTTGA
- a CDS encoding DNA polymerase IV encodes MPSLCRSCLTQFDTGARCPACRSPRVLSHDELNTLSIAHMDCDAFYASVEKRDNPELRDKPLIIGGGRRGVVSTACYIARIRGVRSAMPMFQALKLCPDAVVLKPRMEIYARISREIRAMMEELTPDVEPLSLDEAFLDLTGTERLHGAPPAVMLARLVKRMQDELGLTGSIGLSHNKFLAKVASDLDKPRGFSIIGRAETADFLHDRPVSLIWGVGHATRTALDSAGIRTFSDLLRWEREDLTARFGSMGERLWHLARGQDARRVSANAPVKSISNETTFSEDTASRDILDGHIWRLSENVSDRAKAKRLAGRVVTLKLKRADFSTLTRRLALRDATQMADTIYRTATHLMDQVDHKAPYRLIGVGISHLVAEDSADLSGDLLDPEARSRGLAERASDEIRRRFGSDAIIKGRALR; translated from the coding sequence ATGCCCTCCCTCTGCCGCTCCTGCCTGACCCAGTTCGACACCGGCGCCCGCTGCCCCGCCTGCCGCAGCCCGCGCGTGCTGTCGCATGACGAATTGAACACGCTCTCCATCGCCCACATGGATTGCGACGCCTTCTATGCCAGCGTCGAGAAACGCGACAATCCCGAGCTGCGCGACAAGCCCCTGATCATCGGCGGCGGCCGGCGCGGCGTGGTCTCCACCGCCTGCTACATCGCCCGCATCCGCGGCGTCCGCTCGGCCATGCCGATGTTCCAGGCGCTCAAGCTCTGCCCCGACGCCGTCGTCCTGAAACCGAGGATGGAGATCTACGCCCGCATCTCGCGCGAAATCCGCGCGATGATGGAAGAGCTCACGCCGGATGTCGAACCCCTCTCCCTCGACGAGGCCTTCCTCGACCTCACCGGCACCGAGCGCCTGCACGGTGCCCCGCCCGCGGTTATGCTGGCCCGCCTCGTCAAGCGCATGCAGGATGAGCTTGGCCTCACCGGCTCGATCGGGCTCAGCCACAACAAGTTCCTCGCCAAGGTTGCCTCCGACCTCGACAAACCGCGCGGCTTTTCGATCATCGGTCGGGCAGAAACGGCCGATTTCCTGCACGACCGCCCCGTCAGCCTGATCTGGGGCGTGGGCCATGCCACCCGCACCGCGCTCGACAGCGCCGGCATCCGAACCTTCTCCGACCTGCTCCGCTGGGAGCGGGAAGACCTCACCGCCCGCTTCGGCTCGATGGGCGAACGCCTCTGGCACCTCGCCCGCGGGCAGGATGCCCGCCGCGTCTCGGCCAATGCGCCGGTGAAATCCATCTCCAACGAAACCACCTTCTCCGAAGACACCGCCAGCCGAGACATCCTCGACGGCCATATCTGGCGGCTCTCCGAGAACGTCTCCGACCGCGCCAAGGCCAAGCGCCTCGCCGGCCGCGTCGTCACCCTCAAGCTCAAGCGCGCCGATTTTTCCACCCTCACACGCCGCCTCGCCCTGCGCGACGCCACCCAGATGGCCGACACGATCTACCGCACCGCCACCCACCTGATGGACCAGGTCGACCACAAGGCCCCCTACCGGCTGATCGGCGTCGGCATCTCGCACTTGGTGGCGGAAGACAGCGCCGATCTCTCCGGCGACCTGCTCGACCCCGAGGCCCGCTCTCGCGGCCTCGCCGAACGCGCCAGCGACGAAATCCGCCGCCGCTTCGGCAGCGACGCCATCATCAAGGGCCGCGCATTACGCTGA
- a CDS encoding N-formylglutamate amidohydrolase, whose translation MHRLAFQIIHPERRTTSVVFASPHSGRDYPRSFLRQSALNEHAIRSSEDAFVDELFETAPVHGAPLLCASVPRAYIDLNRSEDELDPALIEGVRKAGHNPRVASGLGVVPRVVANGQAIYNGKIPRAEADRRIETYWRPYHTALGLQLQEAQRQFGQAILIDCHSMPHEAMDSVARSGIRRPDVVLGDRFGAAAGEQIVDRIEEAFYQAGLVVTRNTPFAGAYVTQHYGRPSKGQHAVQIEIDRSLYMDERTVRPNSRFRSFKKLLDGVVGEIAAIGRPVEQPLAAE comes from the coding sequence ATGCACAGGCTTGCGTTTCAGATAATCCACCCAGAGCGGCGTACCACCTCCGTGGTTTTCGCATCGCCGCATAGCGGCCGGGATTATCCGCGCAGTTTCCTGAGGCAATCTGCCCTGAACGAGCATGCGATCCGCAGTTCGGAAGACGCTTTCGTGGATGAATTGTTCGAAACCGCGCCGGTGCATGGTGCGCCCTTGTTGTGCGCCTCGGTGCCGCGGGCCTACATCGACCTCAACCGCAGCGAAGACGAGCTTGACCCGGCGCTGATCGAAGGGGTGCGCAAGGCGGGGCACAATCCGCGCGTGGCCTCGGGGCTGGGCGTGGTGCCGCGCGTGGTGGCGAACGGCCAGGCGATCTATAACGGCAAGATCCCCCGGGCCGAGGCCGATCGGCGGATCGAGACCTATTGGCGCCCCTATCACACCGCGCTGGGGCTGCAGTTGCAGGAGGCGCAGCGGCAGTTCGGGCAGGCGATTCTGATCGACTGTCACTCGATGCCGCATGAGGCGATGGATTCTGTGGCGCGCTCGGGGATCCGGCGGCCCGACGTGGTGCTGGGCGACCGGTTCGGCGCGGCGGCGGGCGAGCAGATCGTGGACCGGATCGAGGAGGCGTTCTACCAGGCCGGGCTGGTGGTGACGCGGAACACGCCCTTTGCCGGGGCCTATGTGACGCAGCATTACGGGCGGCCCTCGAAGGGGCAGCACGCGGTGCAGATCGAGATCGACCGCTCGCTTTACATGGATGAGCGGACGGTGCGGCCGAATTCCCGCTTTCGATCGTTCAAGAAGCTGCTGGATGGCGTGGTCGGTGAGATCGCGGCGATCGGGCGGCCGGTGGAACAGCCGCTGGCGGCGGAATAA
- the ykgO gene encoding type B 50S ribosomal protein L36 yields the protein MKVKNSLRSLKNRHRDCRVVRRKGRVYVINKTQKRFKARQG from the coding sequence ATGAAGGTCAAGAACTCGCTCCGTTCGCTCAAGAACCGGCACCGCGATTGCCGCGTCGTGCGCCGCAAAGGCCGCGTCTACGTGATCAACAAGACCCAGAAACGGTTCAAAGCCCGCCAGGGCTGA
- a CDS encoding GNAT family N-acetyltransferase: MTGAMGAEAVRLRPAVAADEAAVRGCAEAAYAQYVAAIGRKPAPMVADFAGQIGDGVVHVAEGADGTVLGFIVFFPRGEHLFLENVAVADAAAGQGIGRALIGFCEAEARRLGLASVQLYTNEKMAANLSIYPHLGYAEIGHRTEDGFNRVYFEKRVG, translated from the coding sequence ATGACCGGAGCCATGGGCGCTGAGGCGGTACGGTTAAGGCCGGCGGTGGCGGCGGATGAGGCCGCCGTGCGGGGCTGTGCCGAGGCGGCCTATGCGCAATACGTGGCCGCGATCGGGCGGAAGCCCGCGCCGATGGTTGCGGATTTCGCGGGGCAGATAGGCGACGGGGTGGTGCACGTGGCCGAGGGCGCGGACGGCACCGTGCTGGGGTTCATCGTGTTTTTCCCGCGCGGCGAGCATTTGTTCCTGGAAAACGTGGCCGTAGCCGACGCCGCCGCCGGGCAGGGGATCGGCCGGGCGCTGATCGGGTTCTGCGAGGCGGAGGCACGGCGGCTGGGGCTGGCGAGCGTGCAGCTTTATACCAACGAGAAGATGGCGGCGAACCTGTCGATCTACCCGCATCTCGGCTATGCCGAGATTGGCCATCGGACGGAGGACGGGTTCAACCGGGTCTATTTCGAGAAGCGGGTCGGGTAG